The Equus asinus isolate D_3611 breed Donkey chromosome 4, EquAss-T2T_v2, whole genome shotgun sequence genome has a segment encoding these proteins:
- the CARD10 gene encoding caspase recruitment domain-containing protein 10 isoform X2 has product MWGGPGSPGGRGDEGGAGGAADTAPLRRRSRRPSADPGARGGCGVRDPGDAAMPGGAEAEEAEEEAGAGSGSEAEEDALWERIEGVRHRLTRALNPAKLTPYLRQCRVIDEQDEEEVLSTYRFPCRVNRTGRLMDILRCRGKRGYEAFLEALEFYYPEHFTLLTGREPAQRCSMILDEEGPEGLTQFLMTEVRRLREARKSQLQREQQLQARGRVLEEERAGLEQRLREQQQAQERCQRLREDWEAGSLELLRLKDENYMIAMRLAQLSEEKNSAVLRSRDLQLAVDQLKLKVSQLEEECSLLRRARGPLPGAEEKEKEPDSADLVSELRAENQRLTASLQELQEGLQQEAGRPGAPGSERILLDILEHDWREAQDSRQELCQKLHAVQGELQWAEELRDKYLQEVEDLRLKHRTLQKDCDLYKHRMATVLAQLEEIEKERDQAIQSRDRIQLQYSQSLIEKDQYRKQVRGLEAERDELLTTLTSLEGAKALLEAQLQRVQGGPCLKACASSHSLCSNLSSTWSLSEFPSPLGGPEAAGEAAVTAGSEPYTSEEATDSEKEINRLSILPFPPSAGSILRRQREEDPAPPKRSFSSMSDITGSVTLKPWSPGLSSSSSSDSVWPLGKPDGLLARGCGLDLLNRSLAIRVSGRSPPGGPEPQDKGPDGLSFFGDSWSGAVVRRVLSGPGSARGESTEPRAEAAGLERAGLEGEAQQGTLPWNQVSTLPFLMDVKACQSFHEALDAWVKGLGAEPFYIRANLCLPERADPHALCVKAQEILRLVDPAYKRRQEWFCTRVDPLTLRDLDRGTVPNYQRAQQLLEVQEKCLPSSRHRGSRSNLKKRALDQLRLVKPKHAGSPAGSPSADSPEQLLLEPCAEPERSLKPYSLVRPLLVSALRPVVLLPECLAPRLIRNLLDLPSSRLDFQVCPAESLSGEEQCTSSAPGAPKARPAPPGLGNRIRAIQESVGKKKHCLLELGVRGVRELVQNDIYPIVIHVEVTEKNVREVRGLLGRPGWRDSELLRQCRGSEQALWGLPCSWVQVPAHAWGHSEELAKVVRGRILQEQARLVWVEHGSGRGGSSSSSEA; this is encoded by the exons ATGTGGGGAGGCCCGGGCAGCCCGGGGGGCCGCGGGGAcgagggcggggccgggggcgccgCGGACACCGCCCCCCTGCGCCGCCGGAGCCGCCGCCCGAGCGCGGACCCGGGAGCCCGAGGCGGCTGCGGCGTGCGGG ACCCCGGGGACGCGGCCATGCCGGGCGGGGCCGAGGCGGAGGAGGCCGAGGAGGAGGCCGGGGCCGGCTCCGGGTCCGAGGCGGAGGAGGACGCGCTGTGGGAGCGGATCGAGGGCGTCCGGCACCGGCTGACGCGCGCGCTCAACCCGGCCAAGCTCACGCCGTACCTGCGCCAGTGCCGGGTCATCGACGAGCAGGACGAGGAGGAGGTGCTGAGCACCTACCGCTTCCCGTGCCGCGTCAACCGCACCG GGCGTCTGATGGACATCTTGCGCTGCCGCGGCAAGAGGGGCTACGAGGCCTTCCTGGAGGCCTTGGAGTTCTACTACCCAGAGCACTTCACGCTGCTCACGGGCCGAGAACCTGCCCAGCGTTGCTCCATGATCCTCG ATGAGGAGGGGCCCGAGGGCCTGACTCAGTTCCTGATGACAGAGGTgcggcggctgcgcgaggctcGCAAGAGCCAGCTGCAGCGagagcagcagctgcaggctCGGGGCCGGGTGCTAGAGGAGGAGCGAGCAGGACTGGAGCAGCGGCTGCGGGAGCAGCAACAGGCACAGGAGCGCTGCCAGCGGCTGCGGGAGGACTGGGAGGCGGGCAGCCTGGAGCTGCTGCGGCTCAAGGATGAGAACTACATGATCGCCATGCGCCTGGCACAGCTCAGTGAGGAGAAGAACTCGGCCGTGCTGCGCAGCCGTGACTTGCAGCTGGCG GTGGATCAGCTGAAGCTCAAGGTGAGCCAGCTGGAGGAAGAGTGCTCCCTGCTGCGAAGGGCGAGGGGGCCGCTCCCTGGGGccgaggagaaggaaaaggagccGGACAGTGCCGACCTCGTGTCTGAGCTGCGCGCTGAGAACCAGCGGCTGACAGCGTCGCTgcaggagctgcaggagggccTCCAGCAG GAGGCTGGCCGGCCGGGAGCCCCAGGCTCAGAGCGCATCCTCCTGGACATCCTGGAGCATGACTGGCGGGAGGCGCAGGACAGCAGGCAGGAGCTGTGCCAGAAGCTGCACGCCGTGCAGGGGGAGCTGCAGTGGGCCGAGGAGCTGCGGGACAAG TACCTGCAGGAGGTGGAGGACCTGCGGCTGAAACACCGCACGCTGCAGAAGGACTGCGACCTGTACAAGCACCGCATGGCCACCGTCCTGGCCCAGCTGGAGGAGATTGAGAAGGAGCGGGACCAG gccatcCAGAGCCGCGACCGCATCCAGCTGCAGTACTCACAGAGCCTCATCGAGAAGGACCAGTACCGCAAGCAGGTGCGGGGCCTGGAGGCCGAGCGCGACGAGCTGCTGACCACGCTCACCAGCCTGGAAGGCGCCAAGGCCCTGCTGGAGGCACAGCTGCAGCGGGTCCAGGGTGGCCCCTGCCTCAAG GCCTGTGCCTCCTCCCATTCCCTGTGCTCCAACCTCAGCAGCACCTGGAGCCTGAGCGAGTTCCCCTCCCCCCTGGGAGGTCCAGAAGCAGCCGGGGAGGCGGCTGTCACGGCGGGATCTGAGCCCTACACCTCG GAGGAGGCCACAGACAGCGAGAAGGAGATCAACCGGCTCTCCATCCTGCCCTTCCCCCCCAGCGCCGGCTCCATCCTCCGCAGGCAGCGCGAGGAGGACCCCGCTCCCCCTAAGAG GTCCTTCAGCAGCATGTCGGACATCACAG ggagcGTGACGCTTAAGCCCTGGTCCCCCGGCctctcctcgtcctcctcctccgaCAGTGTGTGGCCTTTGGGAAAGCCCGACGGCCTCCTGGCCAGAGGCTGTGGCCTGGATCTTCTCAACAG GTCTCTGGCTATCCGAGTGTCTGGCCGGAGCCCCCCCGGGGGGCCGGAGCCCCAGGACAAGGGCCCAGATGGCCTGTCCTTCTTTGGGGACAGCTGGTCTGGGGCCGTGGTGCGGAGGGTGCTCTCTGGGCCCGGGTCGGCCCGGGGGGAATCAACAGAG CCAAGGGCAGAGGCTGCTGGTCTGGAGCGGGCAGGCCTGGAGGGTGAGGCCCAGCAGGGCACCTTGCCCTGGAACCAGGTGTCCACGCTCCCCTTCCTGATGGATGTCAAGG CCTGCCAGTCCTTCCATGAGGCCCTGGATGCCTGGGTGAAGGGGCTGGGTGCCGAGCCTTTCTACATTCGAGCCAACCTCTGCCTGCCTGAGCGGGCCGACCCCCACGCCCTGTGCGTGAAGGCCCAGGAGATCCTGCGGCTGGTGGACCCGGCTTACAAGCGGCGGCAGGAATGGTTCTGCACGCGGGTCGACCCCCTCACGCTGCGGGACCTGGACCGGGGCACTGTGCCCAATTATCAGAG ggcccaGCAGCTCCTGGAAGTTCAGGAGAAGTGTCTGCCCTCCAGCCGGCACCGGGGGTCCCGCAGTAAT ctGAAGAAGCGCGCCCTGGACCAGCTGCGGCTGGTGAAGCCCAAGCACGCGGGGAGTCCTGCGGGGAGTCCTTCGGCCGACTCGCCGGAGCAGCTGCTGCTGGAGCCCTGCGCAG agCCCGAGCGGAGCCTCAAACCCTACAGCCTGGTGCGGCCGCTGCTGGTGTCCGCCCTGCGGCCGGTGGTGCTCTTGCCCGAGTGCCTGGCGCCCCGGCTCATCCGCAACCTGCTAGACCTGCCCAGCTCCCGGCTGGACTTCCAAGTGTGCCCAGCGG aAAGCCTCTCTGGGGAGGAACAGTGCACGTCCTCTGCGCCTGGAGCCCCCAAGGCCCGGCCTGCGCCCCCCGGGCTGGGCAACAGGATCCGTGCCATCCAGGAGTCTGTCGGGAAG AAGAAGCACTGTCTATTGGAGCTGGGCGTGCGGGGCGTGCGGGAGCTGGTTCAGAACGACATCTACCCCATTGTCATCCACGTGGAGGTGACCGAGAAGAATGTGCGGGAAGTCAG GGGGCTGCTGGGCCGGCCCGGCTGGCGGGACTCGGAGCTGCTTCGGCAGTGCCGGGGCTCCGAGCAGGCGCTCTGGGGGCTGCCCTGCTCCTGGGTGCAGGTGCCCGCGCACGCCTGGGGCCACTCGGAGGAGCTGGCCAAGGTGGTGCGCGGCCGCATCCTGCAGGAGCAGGCCCGCCTCGTGTGGGTGGAGCACGGCAGTGGCagaggcggcagcagcagcagcagcgaggcCTGA
- the CARD10 gene encoding caspase recruitment domain-containing protein 10 isoform X1: protein MWGGPGSPGGRGDEGGAGGAADTAPLRRRSRRPSADPGARGGCGVRDPGDAAMPGGAEAEEAEEEAGAGSGSEAEEDALWERIEGVRHRLTRALNPAKLTPYLRQCRVIDEQDEEEVLSTYRFPCRVNRTGRLMDILRCRGKRGYEAFLEALEFYYPEHFTLLTGREPAQRCSMILDEEGPEGLTQFLMTEVRRLREARKSQLQREQQLQARGRVLEEERAGLEQRLREQQQAQERCQRLREDWEAGSLELLRLKDENYMIAMRLAQLSEEKNSAVLRSRDLQLAVDQLKLKVSQLEEECSLLRRARGPLPGAEEKEKEPDSADLVSELRAENQRLTASLQELQEGLQQEAGRPGAPGSERILLDILEHDWREAQDSRQELCQKLHAVQGELQWAEELRDKYLQEVEDLRLKHRTLQKDCDLYKHRMATVLAQLEEIEKERDQAIQSRDRIQLQYSQSLIEKDQYRKQVRGLEAERDELLTTLTSLEGAKALLEAQLQRVQGGPCLKACASSHSLCSNLSSTWSLSEFPSPLGGPEAAGEAAVTAGSEPYTSEEATDSEKEINRLSILPFPPSAGSILRRQREEDPAPPKRSFSSMSDITGSVTLKPWSPGLSSSSSSDSVWPLGKPDGLLARGCGLDLLNRSLAIRVSGRSPPGGPEPQDKGPDGLSFFGDSWSGAVVRRVLSGPGSARGESTEPRAEAAGLERAGLEGEAQQGTLPWNQVSTLPFLMDVKACQSFHEALDAWVKGLGAEPFYIRANLCLPERADPHALCVKAQEILRLVDPAYKRRQEWFCTRVDPLTLRDLDRGTVPNYQRAQQLLEVQEKCLPSSRHRGSRSNLKKRALDQLRLVKPKHAGSPAGSPSADSPEQLLLEPCAEPERSLKPYSLVRPLLVSALRPVVLLPECLAPRLIRNLLDLPSSRLDFQVCPAESLSGEEQCTSSAPGAPKARPAPPGLGNRIRAIQESVGKKHCLLELGVRGVRELVQNDIYPIVIHVEVTEKNVREVRGLLGRPGWRDSELLRQCRGSEQALWGLPCSWVQVPAHAWGHSEELAKVVRGRILQEQARLVWVEHGSGRGGSSSSSEA from the exons ATGTGGGGAGGCCCGGGCAGCCCGGGGGGCCGCGGGGAcgagggcggggccgggggcgccgCGGACACCGCCCCCCTGCGCCGCCGGAGCCGCCGCCCGAGCGCGGACCCGGGAGCCCGAGGCGGCTGCGGCGTGCGGG ACCCCGGGGACGCGGCCATGCCGGGCGGGGCCGAGGCGGAGGAGGCCGAGGAGGAGGCCGGGGCCGGCTCCGGGTCCGAGGCGGAGGAGGACGCGCTGTGGGAGCGGATCGAGGGCGTCCGGCACCGGCTGACGCGCGCGCTCAACCCGGCCAAGCTCACGCCGTACCTGCGCCAGTGCCGGGTCATCGACGAGCAGGACGAGGAGGAGGTGCTGAGCACCTACCGCTTCCCGTGCCGCGTCAACCGCACCG GGCGTCTGATGGACATCTTGCGCTGCCGCGGCAAGAGGGGCTACGAGGCCTTCCTGGAGGCCTTGGAGTTCTACTACCCAGAGCACTTCACGCTGCTCACGGGCCGAGAACCTGCCCAGCGTTGCTCCATGATCCTCG ATGAGGAGGGGCCCGAGGGCCTGACTCAGTTCCTGATGACAGAGGTgcggcggctgcgcgaggctcGCAAGAGCCAGCTGCAGCGagagcagcagctgcaggctCGGGGCCGGGTGCTAGAGGAGGAGCGAGCAGGACTGGAGCAGCGGCTGCGGGAGCAGCAACAGGCACAGGAGCGCTGCCAGCGGCTGCGGGAGGACTGGGAGGCGGGCAGCCTGGAGCTGCTGCGGCTCAAGGATGAGAACTACATGATCGCCATGCGCCTGGCACAGCTCAGTGAGGAGAAGAACTCGGCCGTGCTGCGCAGCCGTGACTTGCAGCTGGCG GTGGATCAGCTGAAGCTCAAGGTGAGCCAGCTGGAGGAAGAGTGCTCCCTGCTGCGAAGGGCGAGGGGGCCGCTCCCTGGGGccgaggagaaggaaaaggagccGGACAGTGCCGACCTCGTGTCTGAGCTGCGCGCTGAGAACCAGCGGCTGACAGCGTCGCTgcaggagctgcaggagggccTCCAGCAG GAGGCTGGCCGGCCGGGAGCCCCAGGCTCAGAGCGCATCCTCCTGGACATCCTGGAGCATGACTGGCGGGAGGCGCAGGACAGCAGGCAGGAGCTGTGCCAGAAGCTGCACGCCGTGCAGGGGGAGCTGCAGTGGGCCGAGGAGCTGCGGGACAAG TACCTGCAGGAGGTGGAGGACCTGCGGCTGAAACACCGCACGCTGCAGAAGGACTGCGACCTGTACAAGCACCGCATGGCCACCGTCCTGGCCCAGCTGGAGGAGATTGAGAAGGAGCGGGACCAG gccatcCAGAGCCGCGACCGCATCCAGCTGCAGTACTCACAGAGCCTCATCGAGAAGGACCAGTACCGCAAGCAGGTGCGGGGCCTGGAGGCCGAGCGCGACGAGCTGCTGACCACGCTCACCAGCCTGGAAGGCGCCAAGGCCCTGCTGGAGGCACAGCTGCAGCGGGTCCAGGGTGGCCCCTGCCTCAAG GCCTGTGCCTCCTCCCATTCCCTGTGCTCCAACCTCAGCAGCACCTGGAGCCTGAGCGAGTTCCCCTCCCCCCTGGGAGGTCCAGAAGCAGCCGGGGAGGCGGCTGTCACGGCGGGATCTGAGCCCTACACCTCG GAGGAGGCCACAGACAGCGAGAAGGAGATCAACCGGCTCTCCATCCTGCCCTTCCCCCCCAGCGCCGGCTCCATCCTCCGCAGGCAGCGCGAGGAGGACCCCGCTCCCCCTAAGAG GTCCTTCAGCAGCATGTCGGACATCACAG ggagcGTGACGCTTAAGCCCTGGTCCCCCGGCctctcctcgtcctcctcctccgaCAGTGTGTGGCCTTTGGGAAAGCCCGACGGCCTCCTGGCCAGAGGCTGTGGCCTGGATCTTCTCAACAG GTCTCTGGCTATCCGAGTGTCTGGCCGGAGCCCCCCCGGGGGGCCGGAGCCCCAGGACAAGGGCCCAGATGGCCTGTCCTTCTTTGGGGACAGCTGGTCTGGGGCCGTGGTGCGGAGGGTGCTCTCTGGGCCCGGGTCGGCCCGGGGGGAATCAACAGAG CCAAGGGCAGAGGCTGCTGGTCTGGAGCGGGCAGGCCTGGAGGGTGAGGCCCAGCAGGGCACCTTGCCCTGGAACCAGGTGTCCACGCTCCCCTTCCTGATGGATGTCAAGG CCTGCCAGTCCTTCCATGAGGCCCTGGATGCCTGGGTGAAGGGGCTGGGTGCCGAGCCTTTCTACATTCGAGCCAACCTCTGCCTGCCTGAGCGGGCCGACCCCCACGCCCTGTGCGTGAAGGCCCAGGAGATCCTGCGGCTGGTGGACCCGGCTTACAAGCGGCGGCAGGAATGGTTCTGCACGCGGGTCGACCCCCTCACGCTGCGGGACCTGGACCGGGGCACTGTGCCCAATTATCAGAG ggcccaGCAGCTCCTGGAAGTTCAGGAGAAGTGTCTGCCCTCCAGCCGGCACCGGGGGTCCCGCAGTAAT ctGAAGAAGCGCGCCCTGGACCAGCTGCGGCTGGTGAAGCCCAAGCACGCGGGGAGTCCTGCGGGGAGTCCTTCGGCCGACTCGCCGGAGCAGCTGCTGCTGGAGCCCTGCGCAG agCCCGAGCGGAGCCTCAAACCCTACAGCCTGGTGCGGCCGCTGCTGGTGTCCGCCCTGCGGCCGGTGGTGCTCTTGCCCGAGTGCCTGGCGCCCCGGCTCATCCGCAACCTGCTAGACCTGCCCAGCTCCCGGCTGGACTTCCAAGTGTGCCCAGCGG aAAGCCTCTCTGGGGAGGAACAGTGCACGTCCTCTGCGCCTGGAGCCCCCAAGGCCCGGCCTGCGCCCCCCGGGCTGGGCAACAGGATCCGTGCCATCCAGGAGTCTGTCGGGAAG AAGCACTGTCTATTGGAGCTGGGCGTGCGGGGCGTGCGGGAGCTGGTTCAGAACGACATCTACCCCATTGTCATCCACGTGGAGGTGACCGAGAAGAATGTGCGGGAAGTCAG GGGGCTGCTGGGCCGGCCCGGCTGGCGGGACTCGGAGCTGCTTCGGCAGTGCCGGGGCTCCGAGCAGGCGCTCTGGGGGCTGCCCTGCTCCTGGGTGCAGGTGCCCGCGCACGCCTGGGGCCACTCGGAGGAGCTGGCCAAGGTGGTGCGCGGCCGCATCCTGCAGGAGCAGGCCCGCCTCGTGTGGGTGGAGCACGGCAGTGGCagaggcggcagcagcagcagcagcgaggcCTGA